One Microplitis mediator isolate UGA2020A chromosome 3, iyMicMedi2.1, whole genome shotgun sequence DNA segment encodes these proteins:
- the LOC130664975 gene encoding uncharacterized protein LOC130664975 isoform X1: MGLVSSTRRKIMTVDKETVEALIKSDTVVIFSKTYCPYCKMAKEVFDKMNKTYKAIELDEKDDGEDYQDILGEITGARSVPRVFVKGEFIGGGTDVKKAFETGELAKRFD, from the exons ATGGGTTTAGTTTCCAGTACAAGAAGAAAAATCATGACAGTCGACAAAGAAACAGTAGAAGCTTTGATAAAATCCGATACTGTggtcattttttcaaaaacttacTGCCCTTATTGTAAAATGGCCAAGGAG GTCTTTGATAAAATGAACAAAACATACAAGGCAATTGAACTGGACGAAAAAGACGACGGGGAAGACTACCAGGACATTTTGGGAGAAATAACTGGAGCTAGAAGTGTACCCAGGGTTTTTGTCAAGGGAGAGTTCATTGGCGGTGGTACTGACGTTAAGAAAGCGTTCGAAACTGGAGAATTAGCTAAAAGATTTGATTAA
- the LOC130664975 gene encoding uncharacterized protein LOC130664975 isoform X2: MTVDKETVEALIKSDTVVIFSKTYCPYCKMAKEVFDKMNKTYKAIELDEKDDGEDYQDILGEITGARSVPRVFVKGEFIGGGTDVKKAFETGELAKRFD; this comes from the exons ATGACAGTCGACAAAGAAACAGTAGAAGCTTTGATAAAATCCGATACTGTggtcattttttcaaaaacttacTGCCCTTATTGTAAAATGGCCAAGGAG GTCTTTGATAAAATGAACAAAACATACAAGGCAATTGAACTGGACGAAAAAGACGACGGGGAAGACTACCAGGACATTTTGGGAGAAATAACTGGAGCTAGAAGTGTACCCAGGGTTTTTGTCAAGGGAGAGTTCATTGGCGGTGGTACTGACGTTAAGAAAGCGTTCGAAACTGGAGAATTAGCTAAAAGATTTGATTAA